One window of Brevibacillus choshinensis genomic DNA carries:
- a CDS encoding YolD-like family protein, with translation MASKIANVFAASRFVLPEQRELYLQIKEDEKLIQQPVPEQDEMESMQYLIRDSAREDYAITVTWWQSVKGELGKSCSMWGTVKWIDQNGRRIKLVNDEEWQWIL, from the coding sequence ATGGCGAGCAAGATAGCGAACGTTTTTGCAGCAAGCCGTTTCGTATTGCCTGAGCAACGCGAGTTATACCTCCAGATTAAAGAGGACGAGAAGCTGATCCAGCAGCCGGTGCCTGAGCAAGATGAGATGGAATCGATGCAATACCTGATCCGAGATTCTGCTCGAGAGGATTATGCCATTACCGTAACATGGTGGCAGTCTGTAAAAGGGGAGTTGGGCAAGTCCTGCAGCATGTGGGGTACGGTGAAATGGATCGACCAAAATGGCCGGCGAATCAAATTGGTAAACGACGAGGAGTGGCAGTGGATTCTTTAG
- a CDS encoding ABC transporter permease has protein sequence MLQMILRKMMNNRWLVGSLLFGLIVAVGLVSSIPAFTSGVLQRLLTKDLEEYQKNVKHFPGGLLISVNQNKLGKNSAVLVDEMAAHLQNEVIAPLGVPVYEKVTILRTIPFDVIQQNLLTKSPAGSESTPLYSLSALEQHMTLVDGRIPAATSVDGVYEALVTEKALKDRRMVLGSLYELTTDKAEGLKVRIKPVGVFKEKEGNDPYWFVTNSEYSKGFVLDERLFRSAFLEEKNLVISAQMYTAFHYQSFRISDTERLISVVAGIEGQLQHHGLKKAEFNVQFPAASLIGKYNEQAKQFKIILWSLYIPIFIMLSLYLVMVSGLIVERQRTEIAVLGSRGASRMQIFFIYFMEIAILGLCAFLIGPFVGIQLSKILGISNGFLEFVDRKGLDVTISREVFVYAAWTVLACIALLLMSVFLATKQNIVTYKQNMARMSGRPIWHRLFLDVLLLAISWYGWYSYQNAAENAAKTGEGASAMSIDFLLFFVPVLFSLGFGLLLLRLYPWILRLVSWAGRSFFPLSLHTTLIQVGRAPRQYHFLMLFVTITIAVGMFSASTARTINQNAEERIRYQTGADIRLKAEWKSDKPEVTVFRRGNNVAEEGEGVEVEKEPVAPPVQYVEPDFDLYSGLPEVEHATKVYVNGLTEASFRGAPVSDISLMGIDPKEFAETAWLKSGLLPHHFHEYLNLLAKEPRAILLSRSLADKLHVVEGQTILLGWGDSRRVEMIVYAIVDYWPGWNPAPVKCTYGSSMEEQYLAVANLPFVQDKIRLEPYEVWIKMKEGSSSESLYKGLTKGGVKLAMLDNARQQVIQVKNSAFYLGLNGSLTLGFLLSMLVTFIGYVMYWVLTLGARKLQYGVFRAMGMPFGQLLAILAWEQLLTFGVAFAIGMTAGKLANSLFLPALSLYLHADKQVPPFAVISMPQDEQIIYNFIAVTLVIGIGIVGILLSRMQIHQAVKLGED, from the coding sequence ATGCTGCAAATGATCCTGCGGAAAATGATGAATAACCGCTGGCTGGTCGGCAGCTTGCTGTTCGGGCTGATCGTTGCTGTCGGACTGGTATCGAGCATACCCGCGTTCACGTCAGGGGTACTCCAACGCTTGTTGACAAAGGATCTGGAGGAATACCAAAAGAATGTGAAGCACTTCCCCGGCGGTTTGCTGATCTCGGTCAATCAGAACAAGCTAGGGAAGAATAGTGCGGTTCTTGTTGACGAAATGGCCGCTCACCTGCAAAACGAAGTGATTGCTCCGCTGGGTGTACCTGTGTATGAAAAAGTGACCATTTTGCGGACAATCCCGTTTGACGTCATCCAGCAAAACTTACTGACGAAGAGCCCGGCCGGTTCCGAGAGTACGCCGCTCTATTCCCTGAGCGCTCTGGAGCAGCACATGACGCTTGTCGACGGCCGCATACCTGCTGCAACCTCCGTCGATGGCGTATACGAAGCGTTGGTGACGGAAAAAGCGCTAAAGGATCGGCGGATGGTACTGGGCAGCCTTTATGAGCTGACCACGGACAAAGCAGAAGGACTCAAGGTGCGAATCAAGCCGGTCGGCGTTTTCAAGGAAAAAGAGGGGAACGATCCTTATTGGTTTGTTACGAACAGTGAATACTCAAAAGGCTTCGTATTGGACGAACGGCTTTTTCGGAGCGCGTTTTTGGAAGAGAAAAATCTGGTCATTTCAGCCCAGATGTATACGGCCTTTCACTACCAATCGTTTCGGATAAGCGATACAGAGAGGCTAATTTCAGTCGTGGCCGGGATCGAAGGGCAGCTGCAACATCACGGATTGAAAAAAGCGGAGTTCAACGTTCAGTTTCCGGCGGCCAGTCTCATAGGCAAGTACAATGAGCAAGCGAAGCAATTTAAAATCATTCTCTGGTCGCTCTACATCCCCATTTTCATTATGCTGAGCCTTTATCTCGTGATGGTTTCGGGATTAATTGTGGAAAGGCAGCGAACGGAAATCGCAGTGCTGGGCAGCAGGGGAGCCAGCAGAATGCAGATTTTTTTCATTTATTTCATGGAGATCGCCATTCTGGGTTTGTGCGCCTTTCTGATCGGTCCATTTGTGGGGATACAGCTTAGCAAGATACTTGGCATCTCGAATGGATTTCTCGAATTCGTCGATCGCAAAGGTCTGGATGTCACCATAAGCCGCGAAGTCTTCGTGTATGCTGCGTGGACGGTGCTCGCCTGTATCGCACTCCTTTTGATGTCTGTTTTTCTGGCAACCAAGCAAAATATCGTCACGTACAAACAAAACATGGCGAGAATGAGTGGACGACCCATTTGGCATCGGCTGTTTCTCGACGTGCTGCTGCTTGCGATCTCGTGGTATGGGTGGTATTCCTATCAAAATGCCGCTGAAAACGCAGCAAAAACGGGCGAAGGGGCTTCGGCCATGTCGATCGATTTCCTCCTCTTTTTTGTGCCAGTTCTGTTTTCGCTTGGTTTTGGCCTGCTTCTTCTCCGATTGTATCCGTGGATCCTGCGACTGGTGTCTTGGGCAGGACGCTCCTTCTTCCCGCTTTCTTTGCATACGACGCTGATTCAGGTAGGGAGGGCTCCACGGCAATATCATTTTCTCATGCTGTTTGTGACGATTACGATCGCCGTAGGGATGTTCAGCGCAAGCACGGCACGGACGATCAATCAAAATGCGGAGGAGAGAATCCGTTACCAAACTGGCGCGGATATTCGTTTGAAGGCGGAGTGGAAGAGCGACAAGCCGGAAGTAACGGTCTTTCGGCGAGGAAATAATGTTGCAGAAGAAGGGGAGGGGGTGGAAGTGGAAAAAGAGCCTGTAGCTCCTCCCGTTCAGTATGTAGAGCCGGATTTTGACTTGTACAGCGGCCTGCCCGAAGTTGAGCATGCAACGAAAGTCTATGTGAACGGGCTGACGGAGGCTTCTTTTCGAGGAGCTCCTGTGTCTGACATTTCCTTGATGGGGATCGATCCCAAAGAGTTCGCCGAGACCGCTTGGCTGAAGTCTGGCCTGCTGCCGCATCACTTTCATGAGTATTTGAATTTGCTGGCAAAAGAACCCCGTGCCATATTGCTGTCTCGTAGCCTCGCTGACAAGCTGCATGTGGTGGAGGGACAAACCATCTTGCTCGGATGGGGAGATTCACGCAGGGTTGAGATGATTGTGTATGCCATCGTGGACTACTGGCCGGGATGGAATCCTGCGCCTGTAAAATGCACATACGGAAGCAGCATGGAAGAACAGTACTTGGCTGTCGCCAATCTACCGTTCGTGCAAGACAAGATTCGCCTGGAGCCGTATGAGGTTTGGATCAAAATGAAAGAGGGATCGTCTTCTGAATCGCTTTACAAGGGTCTGACAAAAGGGGGAGTCAAGCTCGCCATGCTGGATAATGCCAGACAGCAAGTAATTCAGGTGAAAAACAGCGCATTTTATTTGGGGCTGAACGGCTCGCTGACGCTTGGGTTCCTGCTTTCTATGCTGGTCACCTTTATCGGCTACGTGATGTACTGGGTGCTTACGCTTGGAGCCAGAAAATTGCAATACGGCGTGTTCCGCGCAATGGGAATGCCGTTCGGACAGCTTCTTGCCATACTCGCCTGGGAACAGCTCTTGACGTTTGGCGTCGCTTTTGCGATTGGAATGACAGCGGGCAAGCTAGCAAATAGCCTGTTTTTACCTGCACTCAGTCTCTATTTGCATGCCGATAAGCAAGTGCCTCCCTTTGCCGTCATTTCCATGCCGCAAGATGAACAAATCATTTATAATTTCATTGCTGTGACACTGGTTATCGGAATCGGGATCGTCGGTATCCTGCTGTCACGGATGCAGATCCATCAAGCCGTAAAGCTGGGGGAGGACTAA
- a CDS encoding ABC transporter ATP-binding protein yields the protein MIVCENLVKIYKANDLEVVALQGLDLRVETGELMGIIGNSGSGKSTLLNMLGGLDRPSAGKLSVAGADLFRLTTSELVQYRLQTVGFVWQNNARNLIPYLSALQNVEMPMLLRGKRKRERAHELLELVGLGHRKKNKLSELSGGEQQRVAIAIALANEPKLLLADEPTGSVDTRTAAMILDLFQELNRSFGLTVVIVTHDLELARKVDRVVAIRDGKTSSELLRRKGTEEDSSDSWDEEANADTHEELAVLDHAGRLQIPMEYLQAIQADGKLRIELEEDRIILMAPVSSIKTDTRM from the coding sequence ATGATCGTATGCGAAAATTTGGTCAAAATCTACAAGGCAAATGATCTGGAAGTGGTGGCGCTGCAAGGGTTGGATCTGCGTGTAGAGACCGGAGAGCTGATGGGGATCATCGGGAATAGTGGCAGCGGCAAATCAACGCTTTTGAACATGCTAGGAGGTCTGGACCGTCCCTCGGCAGGAAAACTTTCCGTCGCGGGAGCTGATTTGTTTCGATTGACGACTTCAGAGCTGGTTCAGTATCGCTTGCAGACGGTAGGCTTTGTCTGGCAGAACAACGCCCGCAATCTGATCCCCTATCTATCAGCGCTGCAAAATGTGGAGATGCCGATGCTTTTGCGGGGCAAGCGAAAAAGGGAGCGCGCCCACGAGTTGTTGGAACTGGTGGGTCTGGGCCACCGAAAAAAGAACAAGCTGAGCGAACTGTCCGGCGGGGAGCAGCAGCGGGTAGCCATCGCGATCGCTTTGGCGAACGAGCCCAAGCTGCTTTTGGCAGATGAGCCGACTGGCAGTGTAGACACTCGAACGGCAGCCATGATCCTTGATTTGTTTCAAGAGCTGAACCGTTCGTTCGGGCTAACCGTCGTCATCGTGACTCACGACTTGGAGCTGGCGCGCAAAGTGGATCGCGTCGTAGCGATTCGGGACGGGAAAACGTCCAGCGAGCTGTTGCGGCGAAAAGGAACGGAAGAAGACTCTTCCGATTCTTGGGATGAGGAAGCTAACGCGGACACTCATGAGGAATTGGCGGTGCTCGATCATGCGGGGAGGCTGCAGATCCCAATGGAGTACCTCCAGGCGATCCAGGCGGACGGCAAGCTGCGAATAGAGCTGGAAGAAGATCGAATCATCCTGATGGCGCCTGTATCCTCAATAAAAACAGACACGCGAATGTGA